In Candidatus Neomarinimicrobiota bacterium, a single genomic region encodes these proteins:
- a CDS encoding amylo-alpha-1,6-glucosidase, translating into MGLDAHTATLIDATVKEAEKVLVHNAHGPYHGLPRTAGWGYPEPYTRDLMIAAPGILLTGNKVLINALRRVLETLAQNQSRLGHIPSLTHNREERGASDTTPLFLLALALYRRVTQEHDFLKEAARKSLLWMEYQSPTDWVIVAQQPTSDWRDEQWVLGYGLFVNTLVYTYLRLWDQHERARSLRSRMSRFAMDEEGIIQHVIPEGLALRRRPYYAFWAYKIYTSGRFDLVGNSIAILSGIASPTRARNIITWVEKECEALKQRGELSVDLPPNFFPYVQPSDPEWRHRDSTYNRPGEYHNGGIWPWTCGLYIAALVAAGRHRLAQQKLAALTNLVRLSRQSDLDFGFNEWLRAQDSTPQGQDWQTWSAAMYIYAAECVKQNRTPFFDQVRDW; encoded by the coding sequence ATGGGCCTGGATGCGCATACAGCGACACTGATCGACGCGACCGTTAAAGAGGCGGAAAAGGTCCTAGTTCATAATGCCCATGGTCCTTATCATGGTCTGCCCCGGACAGCAGGCTGGGGTTATCCGGAGCCATATACTCGCGATCTGATGATTGCCGCTCCGGGTATTCTTCTGACCGGGAATAAGGTATTGATCAACGCTTTGCGCAGGGTCCTGGAGACTCTGGCTCAAAATCAGAGTCGCCTGGGGCACATCCCTTCCCTGACTCACAATCGCGAAGAGCGAGGCGCCAGCGATACAACACCCCTGTTCCTCCTGGCACTGGCCCTCTACCGACGGGTAACCCAAGAGCACGATTTCCTGAAAGAAGCAGCACGCAAATCACTGCTCTGGATGGAATATCAAAGCCCCACTGACTGGGTTATCGTGGCCCAACAGCCTACCAGTGACTGGCGGGATGAACAGTGGGTCCTCGGATATGGTCTTTTCGTCAACACCCTGGTGTATACCTACCTGCGGCTCTGGGATCAACATGAAAGAGCACGATCCCTCCGCAGCAGAATGTCACGCTTCGCAATGGATGAGGAGGGTATTATCCAGCACGTAATTCCTGAAGGTCTCGCACTTCGGCGTCGGCCGTATTATGCCTTCTGGGCATATAAAATATATACCAGCGGCCGCTTTGATCTGGTGGGCAACAGTATTGCTATCCTGAGTGGAATCGCCTCCCCCACCAGGGCTCGCAATATCATCACCTGGGTGGAAAAGGAATGCGAGGCGCTCAAGCAGCGGGGAGAACTGTCGGTAGATTTGCCACCCAACTTCTTCCCCTATGTTCAGCCAAGCGATCCGGAATGGAGACATCGGGACAGCACCTATAATCGCCCTGGAGAATACCACAACGGGGGTATATGGCCCTGGACCTGTGGTCTTTATATTGCCGCCCTGGTGGCGGCTGGGCGACACCGACTAGCCCAACAGAAGCTCGCCGCCCTGACCAACCTCGTCCGGCTATCCCGCCAGTCCGATCTGGACTTCGGCTTCAATGAATGGCTTCGAGCTCAGGACAGTACACCGCAGGGCCAGGATTGGCAGACCTGGTCAGCCGCGATGTACATCTATGCGGCTGAATGTGTCAAACAGAATAGAACTCCCTTTTTCGATCAAGTCCGCGATTGGTAA
- a CDS encoding PIG-L deacetylase family protein, whose protein sequence is MGKPKKALVAVAHPDDEVLWSGGTILMHPEYDWSIYTLCRRTDPDREPRFRKSLDYLRAGGEMGNLNDEPEQIALPTLIVAEAIHTLVPAGHYDWVLTHSPRGEYTRHRRHEEVGRAVLNLWEKGILDAKEIWLFAYEDGQGAYLPRPIPDADIITPLPESIWQAKFRLITSIYGFALESYEARTTPRTEAFWRIGSASEVKLWLTEKEAQR, encoded by the coding sequence ATGGGAAAGCCTAAAAAAGCTCTAGTTGCCGTGGCTCATCCAGATGATGAGGTTCTCTGGTCCGGGGGAACCATTCTCATGCACCCCGAATACGATTGGAGCATTTACACACTTTGCCGACGGACAGATCCCGATCGAGAGCCCAGATTCCGGAAGTCTCTGGACTATCTGCGCGCCGGCGGCGAGATGGGAAACCTTAATGACGAACCCGAACAGATAGCCTTACCGACGCTTATCGTGGCAGAAGCGATCCATACTCTGGTCCCGGCCGGTCACTACGATTGGGTCCTTACCCATAGCCCACGTGGAGAATACACCCGGCATCGCCGGCACGAAGAAGTTGGACGAGCCGTGCTGAATCTCTGGGAAAAGGGAATCTTAGATGCGAAAGAAATCTGGCTGTTCGCCTACGAGGACGGCCAGGGCGCCTATCTGCCCCGGCCCATACCAGACGCGGACATCATCACACCGCTCCCGGAGTCCATCTGGCAGGCAAAATTCAGGCTTATTACCAGTATTTATGGCTTTGCGTTAGAATCTTACGAAGCCAGAACGACCCCCCGAACCGAAGCGTTCTGGCGCATTGGATCGGCGTCTGAAGTGAAACTATGGTTAACTGAAAAGGAAGCTCAACGATGA
- a CDS encoding glycosyltransferase family 4 protein — translation MKILVLYDYPPSPGGLATQGDLLYRGLKETGVDVHAVHFESAQEKEWYYRWFEPDVVVGIGYWGHVPHIVLHPQRYGVTPVPWLVSNGFMANYHEILEALPLVLVTSNWVKKIYIRDGLSGNNIELLPVGCDTDAFIARDRSDPKVAKVREALGVAPDQIMILTVGGDAASKGAQEVMQALALIDTRAPDWKYVCKVWPQPRTEQQNLQDLQLATQLGINHNVVYSTNVVSRNFMPYLMAACDIYAAPSRLEGFGLPHIEAGACEKPVIGIKAMSFLDTLVHEETAFLAKVAVEVRLRETTVGEDSGYGESHRVVFKSPRSVDYRASIHDIAEYLMALMQNPELRQKMGKAGRERVVKRFDYRVVAKKFLQLVTEYKGIS, via the coding sequence ATGAAGATTCTGGTACTTTATGATTATCCTCCGTCCCCCGGTGGACTTGCGACACAAGGGGATTTACTATACCGTGGATTGAAAGAAACAGGAGTAGATGTTCATGCCGTTCACTTTGAATCGGCGCAGGAGAAAGAGTGGTATTACCGCTGGTTTGAACCTGATGTCGTCGTGGGAATTGGCTACTGGGGCCATGTACCGCATATCGTACTTCATCCCCAGAGATATGGAGTGACTCCGGTACCCTGGCTGGTATCCAATGGCTTCATGGCGAACTATCACGAAATCCTGGAAGCCCTGCCGCTCGTGCTGGTGACTTCCAACTGGGTGAAGAAAATCTATATTCGCGACGGATTAAGCGGCAACAATATTGAATTGCTGCCGGTTGGCTGCGATACCGATGCGTTTATTGCTCGTGATCGAAGTGATCCGAAGGTGGCCAAGGTTCGGGAAGCGCTGGGTGTGGCCCCTGATCAGATCATGATTCTTACCGTGGGAGGTGACGCCGCTTCCAAGGGCGCTCAGGAAGTGATGCAGGCACTGGCACTTATCGACACCCGGGCTCCCGATTGGAAATATGTCTGCAAGGTATGGCCCCAGCCAAGAACCGAACAGCAGAATTTGCAGGACCTGCAACTGGCCACCCAGCTCGGAATCAACCACAATGTCGTCTATAGCACCAACGTCGTGTCACGAAACTTCATGCCTTACCTGATGGCTGCCTGTGATATTTATGCCGCCCCTTCACGCCTGGAAGGATTCGGGCTTCCGCATATCGAGGCGGGTGCCTGCGAGAAACCCGTAATCGGAATCAAGGCTATGTCTTTTCTGGATACACTCGTACACGAGGAGACGGCTTTCCTGGCCAAGGTAGCCGTTGAAGTCCGGCTGAGAGAGACCACCGTCGGTGAGGATTCCGGCTATGGGGAAAGCCATCGGGTGGTCTTCAAAAGCCCCCGTTCGGTCGACTATCGCGCCAGTATCCACGACATCGCCGAATACCTGATGGCACTGATGCAAAATCCCGAACTACGCCAGAAGATGGGTAAAGCCGGCCGGGAACGGGTCGTCAAACGGTTCGACTATCGGGTGGTGGCTAAAAAATTCTTGCAGCTGGTGACTGAATACAAGGGAATCTCGTGA
- a CDS encoding P-II family nitrogen regulator, producing the protein MKEITAYVRPDRADDVILALEEIGIKGLTVIDVAAIAGWTDPRSARYSSRYAARYGSVVKLELICLEAQVDAIVAAIRAAGATGQPGDGMIFISSMDEAISIRTGERGPDAI; encoded by the coding sequence ATGAAAGAAATAACGGCCTACGTGCGTCCGGACCGAGCCGATGATGTGATTCTGGCTCTTGAAGAAATCGGCATAAAAGGATTAACCGTCATCGACGTGGCTGCCATCGCGGGGTGGACGGATCCGCGAAGCGCTCGTTATTCATCCCGCTACGCGGCCCGTTACGGTAGTGTCGTCAAGCTCGAATTGATCTGTCTGGAAGCACAAGTGGATGCGATTGTTGCCGCCATCCGCGCAGCGGGCGCTACCGGTCAACCGGGTGACGGAATGATCTTCATTTCAAGTATGGACGAAGCCATTTCCATCCGAACCGGCGAGAGAGGCCCCGACGCTATCTGA